The Lycium barbarum isolate Lr01 chromosome 12, ASM1917538v2, whole genome shotgun sequence genome includes a region encoding these proteins:
- the LOC132623838 gene encoding dof zinc finger protein DOF1.1-like — MEQGGRSSGESDRNQQQRRMKMTENISSAAQPPQPPPQKCPRCDSNNTKFCYYNNYSLTQPRYFCKTCRRYWTQGGTLRNVPVGGGCRKGKRTMKGGGSSSSAGGDSPARSHHHQQQPQITNLSAAAAFFSGNSTTRTQPPPLQSMSSLYSGGGGGFLSSLAAMQSMTQLSQGVNNHQSQLGVNNQFGNFHIPSTTPKVDQNHQMEPSQSGFYQLVNREKSMESSFYPSDQTLQFQATRPLGSWTQRFINNNNNIWPNSSASSSGGATNSTTAASASLNPNQWPDLPSFGPSP; from the coding sequence ATGGAGCAAGGTGGAAGATCATCAGGAGAGAGTGATCGAAATCAGCAACAAAGGAGAATGAAGATGACAGAAAACATCTCATCAGCTGCACAACCACCACAACCACCGCCGCAAAAATGCCCTCGTTGTGATTCAAACAACACCAAGTTTTGCTACTACAACAACTACAGTTTGACTCAGCCACGGTATTTCTGCAAGACATGTAGGAGGTACTGGACTCAAGGTGGAACCCTAAGGAACGTCCCTGTTGGTGGCGGTTGCCGTAAAGGTAAACGCACGATGAAGGGTGGCGGTTCATCATCATCCGCTGGCGGTGATAGTCCAGCAAgatctcatcatcatcaacaacagccGCAAATAACGAATTTGTCAGCAGCAGCTGCTTTTTTCTCAGGTAACAGTACTACAAGAACTCAGCCGCCACCACTTCAGTCAATGAGTTCTTTGTATTCTGGTGGTGGTGGCGGGTTTTTGTCTTCTTTAGCTGCCATGCAATCAATGACTCAATTATCACAAGGTGTCAATAATCATCAATCCCAGCTTGGGGTAAATAACCAATTTGGTAATTTCCATATTCCAAGTACTACTCCTAAGGTTGATCAAAACCATCAAATGGAACCTTCACAAAGTGGATTTTATCAATTGGTCAATAGAGAAAAGTCCATGGAATCATCTTTTTACCCATCTGATCAAACTTTGCAATTTCAAGCTACAAGGCCTTTGGGTTCTTGGACACAAAggttcatcaacaacaacaacaatatttgGCCAAATAGCTCAGCCAGCAGCAGTGGAGGTGCTACTAATAGCACCACCGCTGCTAGTGCATCTCTCAACCCGAATCAGTGGCCTGATCTTCCGAGCTTTGGCCCATCACCATGA